The nucleotide window TCCTCTTCGTTGGTGTGTTTCCAACCGTCAAAAATACCCCTTTAGACTCTTTGTTTGTTATATCGACTATTTGTCTCTTTCGGTGGTTAACCGTTAATGAATAGTCAAGGCTCTTAATATCACTTGCTAGTCTATATGACGAATACAAGAGATAGCTACAGGGAAGGTGGATAGCTTTTTTGGATTGAAATGGTTTGTAAAAGCGTGTGGTTGAAAAaccttaaaatattataatgacTATTGGAATTAGCTTGAATGTGATGATAGAATTAAAACAATGTAGAGAAATAAGACTTCAATTATGAATAAGGAATTCACTTATAAATCTTATTAAAGAATTCAACAATCAATACACAATTCAAATCACAAAACTAAACTAtctcaaaccaaaacaatttataacaaatcacattaacTATGAACTTGAAAACGTGATATATAAATGAATTAGGTTGAAGCTAATTTCCAAGTTTGATTGTGAACAAGTTAAGGATTTAAAGATCTCAATTGAGGAAATTGAGATTgggttaaaatgaaataaaaacttcacaatcaaatgattaatgctTCAATGACGAAATTCATATATCACAACTGATgctgaaagtaaaaagataaagaGAAGGACAGCGAGATTTATAGAGGTTCCTCCTTACAAAGATTCCTTCAATACCATATCTTCAATGTTAAGCAATCACACAAGATCCAATCTTCAAAACCTCTTGGAAAGCCACAGAGTCTTCGAATCTCAAGCTTCCGTGCAATCCCTTGAACTTCTACTCCGAGAATCTTGAATAGATGAGAAAGAACCCCCATAATTCCATTTGGAGGTTTAAAGAGCCTACTTTTCCTTTAGGTCCTAGATCCACCACCAAGACCCTTGAGAGAAACCAATCTTAGAAGTGCTATAGCACCCTAACAATTGTAGTCTCACACTCTAATATAGTTCGTATAAAATGTGTTAAATCTAAAGATGTATAGAGAAAGGGTTTGGAGATTTCATAATCTATTTGCAAATTGATTCAATGAATAGGAAAGTATGTGAGTAGAAGTATACACATAAGTGTGCGTGAAAAATAGTTGATTTTATTCACAAGACAACAAGCTTGAATCGAATCATAAAAAGTATGATACGATTCAAATAGTGTAAAAAGAGAGAATCTGGAGAACATGAAGATTGATACGAATCACATGAACAATGAATCATATCAGGAAATTTCCTCATGAAGTTTGAATTGATTCAAATAGACAAGAGTTTGAATCATATCATGAAACCTAGATGAAGTTTGATACAATTCAAAGAACACTGATACGTATCAACTAAGccaaaaacatattgaagggaTAAATTGAATCAATTCAAAAACTTCAAGGAAAGTTCTGAATCgtatcaacatcatcaaaatacCAATGGAACCCGAGTAGAGGAATGATACAATTCATAAATGTTTGGTAACACTTGAATCGAATTAAACACTCACAAAAGCATAATTTGCGAAAAAAACTTGACTCCAAAGACACTCCTAAACACAGGACACTATTGTAGAGGACCTGAAATCATGGATTAACTAGGGTGCTTTCACAATTGAGCTAATTAAACAAAGGCAAAGAAACATAAAACAACATCTAAATAAAAACATCACCAAAACCTAAACTAAAAGATTAAAGGAGCAACTACAGAAATGTCAATATCTATGTCAAGTCTAATAGATATATTTGACAATGTTTCATACCAAAATATAAACTTTAGTATGCATTACAACTCCACAATATTGTACATTTCACATGCAAAATGTGAAAATCTCAATCTTATCATAAAAAGAGCTAAGCAATAAGCATTAAAAAGAACTTACACTTAACACCAATAgtcatcataaatcataaacttCCAATACTAAAAAGCATGACCATCAAATAATAGTAACATGATCATTCACCAAATTATAAACAATAACCAACACTACATTTACTTAACAGTTCAATTCTGCTTAAGATCTTGAAGAGGTTGCCTCTTAGCAAATTTATTCCTAGACATCACTGACCCAACTTTATCCTCCTTGTCAAATTTAATGTTCTCTTTATGTATCATTGGTGTAGCCTTTGATGGTGAGACCAACTTCTTTTGATAAGCATCTTCATCTCCAGAAGCAGTGTCTATAAATCAAGGTTTACAAAAATGTCGATTAATTCCTATACCGAAACAGACGCATATACAATGTTTTATAAAAAGGTCTGCAGCTGCATGAACTGCAGTCGCTTATTTCCATGTGTCTGGTTTTCATTATCACTTCAActaacaaacataaaataagttTTCCAATATTTTCCACATAGTTTTCGTTTACAGTCTTTGAAAACAGATTTAACACATTTTcagaaattttcaaaatgtcaaaacattgtttttaaaaatgcaCTCTTCATATCTTGTAAACGAGGCAATAAAATTTAAACCACGGCAGCAATTTAAAACATATATTGAATGCATTAACACTTGAATAGAGGTCGAAACGCAGTTCCTTGCTCAATTTATACTTTACCTGAAGGAAAAAGTTGTTGAAGTCTGAAATTGCTCAACTCCATTTCATTAGTTTGAGGCACAGTTGAAACAAGCTCATCTTTCACATCCTCGTCTGAATTTGCATCACCCCTCTTCCTTTTCCGGCTCGCCGTTTCACTAGGTTCATCTTCTGCTCCAACACCATCATGAACATTAGAGTTCTCAAAAAAGTTCATACCTTCTCCCTGACTGTTTACCTTCTCCATCGTGTCAATTTGCATGCTTTCATTCATGTTACAAGTTTCCATAACAACATCTCCAAGTGTATTTGGATCAAAACATGTTTCAGCCTCGAAGCCTTTATTAGTTGAAGCTTCAAAGTCATTAGCGGAAAATCCAATGCACTCCTTAGGATCTGCAACCATACATGCCTTTTCTGATGATCTCAACATCTCTTCTTCACAAACATCTGCATGTGaagataaaatttatatcatggaaaaatatttatataagctatgaataacaatatatttataaacaaaactgCATTATACCTAATGCTGCCATGGGATAAGTATTAAGACCGCTACTAGAATGCAATTCACCGGTTGTCATAGATAGATCTTGTGTACCATCTGAATATTGAAAACTTGATGAATTACCTTCatatgaaattttttgcataGACTCATTGTTCTTCCCATCAATATTCTTAGCAACAATGGATTCATCAGGGAAACAAAAGGCATCAACTCCAGATTCACTTTTTCCAGATCCACAATGCATAATTTTATCATCGGGCTTTTGAACTTCATCATCAAAATATGAACTGAAATCCCCTAGAGAATCATGTAGAAGATTAAAATCATTTACGATTGACCCTTGAGGGGTTTTGATGCTACTTGAATTTAGAGCTTCATCTTTGCACGCAGTTTCACAGTCATCTTCAAGAAGGTCAAATTCTACTTCTGCCAACTTTTTACCAAATTCTTCTGATAATTTAACACTTGGTGCATGACTCTCATATGGAAGATTTTCCATAGACACATTGGTTTTTGCATCAGTATCCTCAGCAGCAATGGATTTCTCATGGGAGTACAAGATATCAATTCCAAATCCACAATTTCCGAGATCGTAGTCTCCATTGTGCATAACATTATCATCAGATTTTTGAACTTGTCCTCCCACCAAAGGTGAACTCGATTCTACCGGAGAAACATGTAAAAGGTCAGCATTGTTAACATTTGATCCATGAGGACTATCAATGCTACCTTGGTTTATAGCTTCTTTGGTACCGTTGCCAGTTTCAaaaacatcttcaacaagaTCAAATTTATCATCCACGTCCGCCACTTCTTCCTCCATCAAATCATCAGCAGGTGCTTCTGAAACAACCTTTACACCGCTTGTATCTGCATTTTTAGAAGCAGTGCATAAATTATATGTACATAATGACCATAAATTATTTggcaaaacaaataaatttaccTGTGGCAGCCATTTTGTGAACAGCAAGATCATTAGTCTCAACTTCACGTAATGGATCAATTGACAGAAACTGAACTGATGAATTTTCAAAACTAGACGAATGAACTGCATCTAGAATTTCTTCAACAGTCAAATTGGTGTCCTCGTCAATATTTTTCGCACCAGTTGATGCATTGAGGCAGACTGTAGCATCTTCCGATAGAACACAATTATTATCATCCAATTTGTGAAGTTGTTCAACCAAACAGCCACTTGATTCCTTTGGAGAAACATGAGGGCTATTTATGCCACAATTGTTAACATCTTCATCGCAACCATTGCCACTTCCACAGATATCTTGATGATCTATTTCATCATCCCCGTTTGCAACTTGTCCCTCTATCAAATCATTACCCAATTCTTCTGAAACAGACGGAGTAAGATCCTCATCGTCGTTCATGTCAACTGCACTAGGGTCTGGATTCCAACCTTCACCGGGATCAATATTCTCTTTATTGGCATGGATCTGCAAACTTTCTTCCGAATCACTTGCTGATGTCCCTGGACTACTTAGCATAGTGGGAGAAAAATCCATCGTTTTCTCTTGATCATGATCATCTTGCTCCTGATTAACGCCAATCTGTAAGTTTTCCTCCACATCACAAATGGCAATATCTCTTGGTGTCGGTGAATTACTTAGAAGTTTGGTAGATGAACCAATCAATTTCTCTGATGTGGTGGTTATACTCATCTTctgtgaagattcaaagttcaCTCCACTTGTAGCTGCATTTTTAGTAGCAGTGTCTGAAATATTAAGGATAGAGGGATTATAAACTCATTCCTCCTATACCTAAATTGTTGTTAAGAAAACAATTTCACAAATTAATGAcgattgaaaaataaaaaatcatgcaAGTGCTCTGATTAAGCAGTTAACTATATCACACACAGCTAATTAAAACTTCCAATAACAACAAAATGAAATACAAGGTGATTCTGTGATGCAGCTATATGGTAGTTCCATCAAACTCCAAAATTTAATGATAATTCaatgaaaattgacatttttctaAATCATCTTATATGGAACCTGTCATATTCAATTTACCTTTTCACACATAAATATTTGGGGAAACAAATCAATATACCTGTGACATTCAATTCATGAACATCGAGATTACTCGTCTCTACTTCATTAGGATCAATAGGCAGAACTTGAACTGGTGCCCCATCAGAATCTTCAAAACTAGATGAATGAACCTCATCTAGAGTGTCTTGAACAGCCACATTAGTGTTCTCGTCGGTATTTTCCACACATGTCGATGCATCAAGGCACATTGCAGCAGGTTCGTCCATAGCACCATTGTTATCATCCAAATTTTGAACTTGTTCAACCGAACGGCCACTGGATTCCTTGGAAGAAACATCTAAAGAATTCACACTATACAAGGATTTATCACTCACTATCTCAGCTTCTCCCTCAACcatattttcatcttcacttgGTGTTGCATGATGCACGTCCTGattgtctttatttttctcCTTATTGTCACTTATTTGCAATGTTTCCTCCACATACAAGGATTCAATATCATCTCCTTCAGGTGGTGATTTCAACTTAGACTCTTCTAGACCTTGACTCATCTTTTGCGAAGACACTGATCTCACTTCATGGGCATCAGCATTTCCAGAAACAGTGCCTAAAGTATAAAGGTTTGAGATATCAATATAAACTAATTGCAACAAAATAAACTATAGCACTTGCCTATATCAAGGTCTACAAGATAACAAATAAATGTGTCGAAGAACTGTACAACAAAATAAAGGATTAGGGGGATTAAGACATTCTACTTGCAGAAAGATTAGAAAACCAAAAGTTTTTATCAGACAAAATTGTAGATTACAAAATTTCAGTATAATTCGAAAAACTTTTCTATACCTGAATCAACCTTGTGATCGGACTTGACTTCACttagtggagtagttaaaaTTTGATCGGGTTCCTCATCTAGTTTTTCTGCTTCATCTCCAACATTTTCAGTTTCACTCGTATCTTCATCAACATCAATCTGTTCACGCAACATCTCATGCTCTACATCCACCATATTTGCATCTTCACTTGATGATGCAAAATGCAATTCTTGATTGTCTtcatttttctcctttttgacACTCACTTGCATGCTTTCCTGTACGTTAACGGATCCAATGTCATCTCCTTCAGATGGTGAGTTCAACTTAGACTCCTCTATACCATGACTCGTCTTTTGCAAAGATGCTGAGTTCACTTCACAAGCGTCTGCATTCCCAACAGCGGACCCTAAAATATAAAGGATTGAGATTGAGATATTATAAATTAACTCCAACAAAATCAACTACAGTACTTGTCTATATCAAAATGAAAGAGATAACAAGTAAACTGATGCGTggaaaaattgttcaaaaaaatcaataattaacatTCAACACATCAAGAAATTATCAAAAAAGTTTATGTGGTGATATATTATCATTCATCAGATGGAAAATATTTACAATATATACTAGTAGAAAGATTAGTACATACACCGAAAGATGTTATAACAACAATCgaggataaaattgaaaatcaaacatTGTACACCAAAAATTGTAATTGCCTTTATAAACAGTCATAGACTAGATTAAAACTGTTGAGTATGGCTCAATCAAGGTATGGTTCATGGGCATTGTCGCAATCTGAATCATAGtgctatatatattatatggcTTGTAACACTGAAACCTTAATTTCAATCAAGAAATTTACGGAACTATAGTTGCTCTATAAGTAGGCACCAGTGGTCGAACTGTGTGAACAAAGTTCGTGTCTCATTGTGTTGCGATTTTCATTTCCTAGTTGCTGTTCTAACACAAAGTTTGCGTAAAATTTAAATGAAGTTCTATACCTGAATCAACATTGTGATCAGACTTGACCTCACTTAACTGATCTGGTTCCTCCTCCAGCTTATGTTCATCCCTCAAATCCTTAGAATCATTCCCAGCAACAGTATCTATAAAGataaaagtttgaaattttgaaactaatattcttataaaaacaaaaaatagatacAAAACTACCATAGaaattcattaaatataaaTGGTATTGTTCTAGCAACAGCTTTGATATACCTAAAGCTTCCATTTGAACATCATCAGCACCACTGTCTGAGTCCAAGTCTATAACTTCAACATTTAATTTGTCTTTATCGGCACCTCCATCGGCTTGTAACTTGGGTGGTGcaggattttgattttcttttcccTGTATGCATAATTAAACAGAATCAACAACTAAAAGATATAATCACGTCAGACACCGGGACACATGACACAGACACGGAAAACAACACTAACACAGACACGTTGACACcgatgaaattttgaaaatatgacATAActcagtctttttttttttttgaatggaaaatatatatatatatatatatatatatatatatatatatatatatatatatatatatataaggagaGAGAAAAGAGTACAGAATATACAAATGAAGCCCCCGAAACGGTGACATAACTCAATCTAATCACAAATGTCACTGTTCTGTCAGTGTCGGACACCACTAGGACACATTTTCAATCAGAAGTATCGGTGCAACAGAGAACTAAATTATTCTCAAAATTACCAACTCAGAAcatatgaaaaaacaaatttaaacagCTTAAATAGTCCACAATAGTTTAAGAAGTCCCTGATCtagaaatagttaaaaatagTCTAATAGTCCATATTTGAGGGATTAAATTAAGTTTCACATATTCTTGGAGAGTAAGGTCCTGTTTGTCTCATACTatacaaaaaaaagtattttttataaaataaaataaaaacgaaggtgattttgtcatttataatttgaagttatttttttatcgaTTTCTTAAAGAAACAAactattttagatttttttttttgcaaattcacatttttaaattataaaaaaaaaaaaccaaaaacaaacgGATCAAAACTTAAAAAGTGATTATCTTCAAAAAGAttagatttttaataaaaatgatgatTATTTATAACACAAAATAGTGAAGGAAAACAACGTGATTATTACATTCATAACAAACATGTtctaagaagaaaaaacattttaacaaaccctataaatcaaaacaactaaacaacaaagaaaaattaaaacttgaCAAAAGGGTCAacgaaaaatataatttttatcaaaccgaaaattatattcacaaaaaaactaaaaaaaaaaaaaattgaaaatttgagaaaagggtataaaaaaaataaaaaacctgaTATATCAAAGAAAGTTGTTTGGCCATTTCTATGTTCTTCAAATTCGCAGGAATCCCATGTTTCTTGCAATAACTCTGAAGTTTCTTTCTCTTCATTGCaaaaaaatccatctttttttcttctctgttttgtttcaaacaacaacaacaagaaggaatgtttttgaatgaaaattggtAGGAAAAAGataaggttttgattttgaagaagacGAGAATAATAAGGTTTGTggatttggttttgttttgaaatttgaaacggTTCTGTTTCCCGCTATTATAAGTTAAACGAGAACAAGAATATTCCTTCTCTTTCTGTACACCGACGGTATACGTGTATGCCACTTTTACACTTTTATACAAGATAAATATTTACGTaccatgatttttttatttttttggtgcaaACGTACTATGATTTTATTACATGtgtaaaaaatgtaataaatcccagtgtttgctttaataattgtGTGTTGTCTAGTCGTccactgtttgctttaataattatctgTGACTTATTTCATATACTATTTGAAGGTCTATCTCCATTCGTTGGAATGTGTGCCCATTATTTCACATactatttgctttaataattatcccCACTATTTACtttaatacaatacaataacttATTTTGAATCTGTCAGTGTCCACCACacaatgtacttatatatagAGACTCATATCTATTTCCAACttcacaaatctcattcatatctacttccaatatcacaaatctcattcaaTATATTTCCAATATCACAAAACTATTCAATCTACTTCCaatatcacaaaaaaatattgtgtgttGTGTGCTTAGTTTGGTGTTGAGTGTAGTTGAATGGTTTTAACCATTGTATATGGTCTAATAAATAAGCATTAAAAAGAACTTGCATCATTCACCAAAATACTATCAGTAACCAAAAAACACTACTCAGACTGTTAAGTTCAATTCTGATGAAGATCTTGAAGTAACACTATCAGTAATACGGTTTCTTTCacttttaaaacaatattatcTAATAATTTTAACTCTCTAGACAAGTGTACATTAAatagagaataaaaaataacaacacaaTGTATGACAATTTTCAGCAACAACTAAGAGATGGTGATGTCAAAGTTATAACCACAGCATATAAAAAACTATAAGTGAAGAGTTATTCCATGTAAAactaaaattttctaaaattagaCTATCCAAAAAACACTGATACTTGAAATTAGAGACGAGTTTAGTGTCCAACATGTGTCAGTGTTGCATTGAGTTATTCCAtgtaaaactaatattttctaaaattagaCTATCAATACAGCACTGATACTTCAATTTAGAGACGAGTTTAGTGTCCAACATGTGTCAATGTTGCATTGAGTTACTACATTTCTCATATCATTACCGTTGTCGAAATGCCAACATCAGTGTCAAGTCTAATATATATCAGTGACAATGTTTCATACCAAAATATGAACTTTAGCATGCATTACATCTCAACAATATTGTACATTTCACATGCAGAATGTGAAAATCTCAGTCTTATAATAAAAGGAGTTAAGcaatatgcattaaaaaaaaacttccacTTAACACAAAAGTTCAACTCTGCTTAAGATCTTGAAGAGGTTGCCTCTTAGCAAATTTATTCCTAGACATCACTGACCCAACTTCTTCCTTCTTGTCAAATTTAATGTTCTCTTTATGTATCATTGGTGTAGCCTTTGATGGTGAGTCCAACTTCTTAGGATAAGCATCTTCATCTCCAGAAGCAGTTTCTATAAATCAAGGTTTACAAAAAGATCGATTAATTCCTACCGAAACAGTTGCTTATGCAATGTTTAAAAAGGTCTGCAACCGCAATCTGAACTGCATCAAACGTATTTAACTACAGCATAAGGGTCTGTTTATTCTCATGTGTCTCGTTTACATTTTCACTTCAACTAATGAACATTGAGGAAATGCATTTTGCTCGTAATtttcttttgcaatttttaaaaacagattgaattcattttcaaaaattttgaaaatgtcaaaacaTGGTTTTCATTCATTCTGAAAATGAATTCTTCACAATTTAAAGTGAACATAAATGTaataaaatggaaattaaatattttcacaaagtAACCGGGACAATGCAATTGCGACCACGACTTCGATTTAAAACatttgttgaataaaaattcaaatgcattTGCTTACTCAAAATTTAAACTTTACCTGAAGCAAAAAGTTGATGAAGGCTGAAGTTGCTTGATTCCATTTCACTAGTTGGAACAATCTCATCTTTCACTTCCTCGTCTGAATTTGCATCACTCCTCTTCCATTTCCGGCTCGCTGTTTCACTAGGTTGATTTTCATCTTCTGCTCCAACTCCACCAACACCATCATGAACATCAAAGTTCTCAAAAAAGTTCATACCTTCTCCCTGATTGTTTTCCTTCTCCATCATTTCATCAATCTGCATGCTTTCAATCATGTTACAAGTTTCCATACCAACTTCTTCAAGTGTATTTGGATCAAAACATGGTTCAACCTCAAAGCCTTTATTAGTTGAAGCTTCAATGTAATTAGGAGAAAATCCAATGCATTCGTCAGGATCTGCAGCAATGCAAGACTTTTCTGATGATTTCAGCATCGCTTCACAAGTATCTGCATGTGAAGATAGAGGATTAAGAAAGAAtgcaataaaatattatatcatggaaacttatttatataagctatgaataacaatatatttaaaaaatatataatgaacACTTGATGAATTACCTTCATATGAAAAATTTTGCATGGACTCATTGTTCTTCCCATCAGTATTCTTAGCAACAACGGATTCATCAGGgaaacaaaaatcatcaactccagATTCACTTTTTCCAGATCCACAATGCATAATTTTATCATCAGGCTTTTGAACTTCTCCATCAAAATATGAACTAAAATCCCCTAAAGAATCATGTAGAAGATTAAAATCATTTACGATTGACCGTTGAGGGCTTTTGATGCTATTTGAATTTAGAGCTTCATCTTTACACTTTGCACTTTCACAGTCATCTTCAAGGTTAAATTCTACTTCCACCAACATTTCACCAAATTCTGCTGAAGCAGCCAGTTGAAGATCCTCCACATCTGAGTATTTCCCACTTGGTGAATGACCGTCATATGGATGATTTTCCGTAGACATGATGGTTTTGTCATCAGTATCCTCAGCAAAAATGGATTTATCATGGGAGCAAAAGACATCAACTGCAAATCCACAATTTCCGAGATCGTAGTCTCCACCGTGCATAACATTATCATCAGCTTTATGAAAAGGTGAACTCGATTCCACCGGAGAAACATGTAAAAGATCAACATCCTTTATGTTCGATCCAAGAGGGGTATAGATGCTACCTTGCTTTCTAGCTTCATTGCTACCGTTGCTAGTTTCAGAAACATCTTCAAGAAGATCAAATTTATCATCCACATCCTCAACTTCCTTCACCAAATCATTAGCAAGTGCGTCTGAAACAACCTTTACTCTGCTTGTATCTGCATTTGAAGGAGCAGTGCATAAAATATCAAGGTTAGAGAGATTATAAGCTCATTTGTATAAAACAGTGTGAAAAGGTTAAGAAATCAAGCTAATATGTACATACTATGACCATAAATTATCTGGCAAAACAAATACATTTACCTGTAACAACCATTTTGTGAACAGCAGGATTATTATTAgtctcaaattaattaaatagtaaTAGCAGAAAGACACGTAGTGTTTGTTTGtctacaattattttaattttctcgaCATTTATGacaccaattattgtttaatacCTTCATAAATAGTTAGAGATAATAGTAAATTATACATATCGATTatcaatacaccaaatggtgggaccccttcctggaccctgcgtatgcgggagcttcagtgcaccgggttgccctttttaTACATATCAATTATCAAAAACTATGAGTAAACTTCAAAAAACTTCCCTATACCTGAATCAATGTGATGAAAATTAAGATCACTTGGTGTTGCTGGAGACAAGTCTTGATTGTCTTCAATttggtcattatcaaacttgtGATCAGACTTGACACCATCTAGTTCAGCACTCACACTGGTCTTCTCATCAGAATCCTTCTCGGCAGTATCTAGaaatataaagtttgaaaatgtataaataattaaggctaaaatatggttttggtccctgcaaatatgcctcgtttaggttttagtccctataaaaataatttgatgtttttggtccctgcaaatatgtctcgttttggttttggtccctgaccccacttttgtgatgatttgcacacgtgggactgaacccatttattagaaaattagtccctgcaaaattttttaatttttaaaaaggtccctgcaaaatattttgtttttgaaaatagtccctccaaggactattttcaaaaataaattattttacatggaccaaaaacaacaattttattttacagggattaaaaccagacatatttgcagggaccaaaaccttATTTTAGCCAATAATTAATGATcctatataaacaaaaatatatgagg belongs to Medicago truncatula cultivar Jemalong A17 chromosome 6, MtrunA17r5.0-ANR, whole genome shotgun sequence and includes:
- the LOC11443597 gene encoding uncharacterized protein; this translates as MDFFAMKRKKLQSYCKKHGIPANLKNIEMAKQLSLIYQGKENQNPAPPKLQADGGADKDKLNVEVIDLDSDSGADDVQMEALDTVAGNDSKDLRDEHKLEEEPDQLSEVKSDHNVDSGSAVGNADACEVNSASLQKTSHGIEESKLNSPSEGDDIGSVNVQESMQVSVKKEKNEDNQELHFASSSEDANMVDVEHEMLREQIDVDEDTSETENVGDEAEKLDEEPDQILTTPLSEVKSDHKVDSGTVSGNADAHEVRSVSSQKMSQGLEESKLKSPPEGDDIESLYVEETLQISDNKEKNKDNQDVHHATPSEDENMVEGEAEIVSDKSLYSVNSLDVSSKESSGRSVEQVQNLDDNNGAMDEPAAMCLDASTCVENTDENTNVAVQDTLDEVHSSSFEDSDGAPVQVLPIDPNEVETSNLDVHELNVTDTATKNAATSGVNFESSQKMSITTTSEKLIGSSTKLLSNSPTPRDIAICDVEENLQIGVNQEQDDHDQEKTMDFSPTMLSSPGTSASDSEESLQIHANKENIDPGEGWNPDPSAVDMNDDEDLTPSVSEELGNDLIEGQVANGDDEIDHQDICGSGNGCDEDVNNCGINSPHVSPKESSGCLVEQLHKLDDNNCVLSEDATVCLNASTGAKNIDEDTNLTVEEILDAVHSSSFENSSVQFLSIDPLREVETNDLAVHKMAATDTSGVKVVSEAPADDLMEEEVADVDDKFDLVEDVFETGNGTKEAINQGSIDSPHGSNVNNADLLHVSPVESSSPLVGGQVQKSDDNVMHNGDYDLGNCGFGIDILYSHEKSIAAEDTDAKTNVSMENLPYESHAPSVKLSEEFGKKLAEVEFDLLEDDCETACKDEALNSSSIKTPQGSIVNDFNLLHDSLGDFSSYFDDEVQKPDDKIMHCGSGKSESGVDAFCFPDESIVAKNIDGKNNESMQKISYEGNSSSFQYSDGTQDLSMTTGELHSSSGLNTYPMAALDVCEEEMLRSSEKACMVADPKECIGFSANDFEASTNKGFEAETCFDPNTLGDVVMETCNMNESMQIDTMEKVNSQGEGMNFFENSNVHDGVGAEDEPSETASRKRKRGDANSDEDVKDELVSTVPQTNEMELSNFRLQQLFPSDTASGDEDAYQKKLVSPSKATPMIHKENIKFDKEDKVGSVMSRNKFAKRQPLQDLKQN
- the LOC120575942 gene encoding uncharacterized protein, producing MNFFENFDVHDGVGGVGAEDENQPSETASRKWKRSDANSDEEVKDEIVPTSEMESSNFSLHQLFASETASGDEDAYPKKLDSPSKATPMIHKENIKFDKKEEVGSVMSRNKFAKRQPLQDLKQS